DNA from Asticcacaulis sp. ZE23SCel15:
CAAAGCCCGCTACGACCTCGATGAAAACGCCATCAAGCCCTATATGCAACTTGATAAGCTGGTCGAGGGCATGTTCTGGGCGTCGGGTCAGATTTATGGCTTTAGTTTTGAACCGATCACCGATGTGCCGGTCTATCACGAAGATGTCCGCGTCTGGAAAGTCAACCGTGCCGGTAAGATGATTGGGCTATTTTATTTCGACCCGTATGCCCGTCAGGGTAAGCGCTCCGGCGCATGGATGAACGCCTACCGCTCGCAGTCGCGCATGGACGGCAAGGACATCCTGACCATCGTCTCAAACAACTCGAACTTCATCAAAACCGCCGATGGCTCGCCGGTGCTGATTTCCTGGGATGATGCCTCGACCCTGTTCCATGAATTTGGTCATGCTATCCACGGCCTGTTGTCCAACGTCACCTATCCGTCGCTGGCCGGCACGTCGGTGGCGCGCGACTATGTCGAGTTCCCGTCGCAGCTTAACGAAGACTGGCTGGGCACCCCCGAAGTGCTCAACAAATTCGCCCTGCACTATGAAACCGGAAAGCCGATCCCGGCAGATCTGGTCGCCAAGATCGAAAAGGCCGACACGTTTAATCAGGGTTTCGGCACGGTCGAATATCTGGCCTCGGCCCTGATCGACATGAAGCTGCATCTGGCCGGTGGCGCGGATATAGATGCTGATAAATTTGAGCGCGAAGAACTGACCAAGCTGGGTATGCCCTCTGAGATCGTTATGCGCCACCGCACGCCGCAGTTCGGCCATGTGTTCTCCGGCGATGGCTATTCGGCAGGATATTACTCCTACCTGTGGTCGGATACCCTGACGGCCGACTGCGCCGAAGCCTTTACTGAAAAAGGCGGCTTCTACGACAAAACCGTGGCCGATAAGCTGGTCAAGGAGGTCTTAAGCCGCGGTAATACCGTCGATCCGGCCGAGGCCTATCGCAATTTCCGGGGTCGTGATGCGGGTATTGCGCCCCTGATGCGCAAACGCGGCTTCCCGGTCGCTTAAGCTACCAAAATATATTGCTAATTCAGGGGCTCCGTCTTACCAATGGAGCCTCTTTTTTTATTCAGAGGTTGCCCCCATGAAACGTCTGCTGATCATCGCCCTCATCGCCACCCTGCCGGTTCTGTCGGCCTGCAACACCGTCAAAGGCGTTGGCCGCGACATC
Protein-coding regions in this window:
- a CDS encoding entericidin A/B family lipoprotein — its product is MKRLLIIALIATLPVLSACNTVKGVGRDIESVGDAMDRATK